The nucleotide window agcctactctatgtgaccgcatcaaggccagatgtgatgtttagtgtatgtatgtgtgctagatttcaagcctcaccaagagaaagtcatttgaaggcaacaaagagaatattgaggtacttgaagcatacacaaaatgttggattgtggtatcccaaaggagcaagatttgagttgattggatattcggactccgattatgcgggatgcaaagttgagagaaagagcacatcgggcacatgtcaactattgggaagatcacttgtgtcttggtcatcaaagaagcaaaatagtgtagcactttcaaccgccgaagcggagtacatttcggccgatagttgttgtgctcaattactttggatgaaggctactttgagtgattttggaatcaaattcaagcaagtgccattgctatgtgacaatgaaagtgtccataaagctcaccaacaacctggttcaacattcaagaacaaagcatattgatgtccgccatcatttcataagagatcatcaacaaaaaggggacatttgcattgagagtgtgggcaccgaagatcaacttgccgatatcttcaccaagccacttgatgagaagaggttttgcaagctaaggaatgaattgaacatacttgacttctccaatatgtgttgatgcaccccccattatatgacatgcctctccttcgagcaaagcaaggtaaagttgattgacatgtcatccatccattgctaaggacttgtttagtgcatctagtcattcctatcatgtcctaggctcattcatgaaaatcaaatgaatttgatgcttgtatggtaccactattgcttgtatgtttgaaatgatctagtggtagcatatgacatgtttgtgggcttgtaaacctagtgtttgatctagaaaataagctataagtgtttaactcaacatggtacaagataacccttatttagaggtgtgaagaagcttgtccttggatcaaaccgagttaaatatcttttgcaagtgatctagattgaaccaaattgggaaaatgatcctcatttcacatggtttcaccccaacctatctataatttgagctcaccttttgtgctaattgttgacaaagggggagagaaattcacaaagatagtaagataggaggagcaaaaaatgaaaacaaatgaaatgacattgtaaggggatcaatcaagaatgcacacaagtagggggagcaagctcataaacttgtatgttgtatttgaatgtgcatttcatatatttgcttgcatggcacaagttttaaatttcaatatccatgcttgtgtggtgtatgctagttatatgcttgaatggtgaaagtgaaaaactagcatgcataggctaaagtaactagacttatgttcattcatatggaaactagacccttgcttgtaatgttgatctcatggggtattctagttttgtgtatgtctagttactaatggtgctaaggatggtatattggtgcactccgattggtatcatgcttcaaaggtccatctcttataccttagcataatttggtagacattgtctcctatatttcctatctaagcatatgtgcaagcttcaatccaaactcttagcacatatgtagggggagcaatcgctaccatatgggattcatgaaacttgtccatattcttttacacatggtaaatatgtttggacaagcaacatggattcaattgaatttcaattcatatctttgtgaaagggttgtcatcaattaccaaaaagggggagattgaaagctctagtttggttttggtgaattgatgaaaccctaagtgctaacctagtttatcaaaagtgattatgagataggtagcactagtccaagtggtggagcaaatgaagatcatgacatgatgatggtgatgccatggtaatgatcaagtgcttggacttgaaaagaagaaagagaaaaacaaaaggctcaaggcaaaggtataaatggtaggagccattttgttttggtgatcaagacacttagtgagtgtgatcacatttaggttcgatagctgtactattaagaggggtgaaactcgtatcgaaatacggttatcaaagtgtcactagatgctctaattcattgcatatgcatttaggatctagtggagtgctaacacccttgaaaatgtttgtgaaaatatgctaacacacatatgcacaaggtgagatttgagcaagggttagaaacttcaccgacggagtgtatgcccgtagagtgcggatagttcgACGATGTCACCGACGCCCTTTATAGAAAAGATGGAggccactgtaagtgaccggacactggtcttggttggaccggtgcatccggtcagtggcagtagagggCGTGCGATTTCGGTCTCATGACTGGATGCTGGCGCAAAACCTGACCgaacgctcagggcctgagtccgattagtctgacgtatgatgacgttgagtgaccggacgctgggtgtgtctggtcgagcatgaccggacgcgtccggtcatgatttcttgcttctggatgcttactggaaatcaccggatgctgaggtccagcgtccggtcacttcatagcggcgtgtccggtcatcacttaaccgttgagatcgagcgctcattatttaaagagaagggacacgtggcatgcatcgcacgaccaaatgctggggtcctacgtccggttgatatgaccagagcattcggtcagcccgtgtttagtgtagtgagtagcccaacggctctatttcatggggcttctatttaagccccatggccagctcaagctcactctcttggccatttgcattgacatagtaaccttgtgagcttagccaaagtcctcccactcatctccatcattgattcatcatctttgtgagattatgagagaatccaagtgcattgcttgagtgattgcatctagaggcacttggtgttcgtgtttttgctacgggattcacttgttgctcttggtggttaccaccacctagacggcttggagcagtggaggaggattggcatgagttggtgattgttcgtggccatcttcggtgattgtgaggggatttgtaccttccccggtggagcaccgaaaggtaactctagctagattgctcatgtcattgagttacctcacttgtgggtaggttcttgcagtgtccaattgtgtggacgaggtttgtgcaacacctcttagccgccgaaccaccaagtgttggtcaacacaacggggacatagcgtgttggcaagcacgtgaacctcgggagaaaattggttgtctcttgccctttggtattctccgtgattgataaagtattcatcttgtgattggttcactcctctacgtggcagtataatcacctcgcctactcatttacattcccacaaactagctatatcaagctctttagtgtagctagaattgagagcttgctttgtggattaagttcatctagtggagctctttagtgtagcaattgtgagagctcttagtgagtagtgacctagtggattagtgtgcctagtgatcataacaactagaattattggataggtggcttgcaacccttgtagagctagagcaagcttgcatttcgctatttgttatactaatcaaattgctctagttgatttgtagattttaaataggctattcaccccctctagtcatattaggacctttaACCCTCCACCCATTGGCCGTGCCCTCACTCTAGCGTTCGCGTAGTCCCTCCACCGGCGGGCAGTGGGACTTTCCTTGGTTGTCGCGCCCCTCCTCGGTGGCCCTGAAACGGTGGTCGATGACCCCACCACAAAGCTTAGTCACTGGCATCCCTCTCTGCCAGGTCTTCTGTAGGTACGTCCAACCCCTTCTCCTCCATTCCCTAGTCCTTCTCCAGTTTAGAGGGAGCTCAATCAGAGCATATAATCAGTATAAACTGTGGATAATTAAATGTTTGAACCCTGATTCATTGTGGAGTTGACATTCACATGCTTAGTGGCTGCTAAGATTAATACTTTTTACCTTTGCTTGTGTATGGATATGTTGTTTTGGTGCACTGAACATTTTGACTAGTATTTGGTAAAGAGGAAGAATTTGTAGTAAACATCAATTCATCCATGATTTAGTGACCAATTTTACTGTTCCTTTTGGTTGCTACAACACTGGTGATGAATTTAACATGTTGTGTTGTAAAATGGATCTTTGGTCCACTATACATCTTATTTCCATGATCTTCCACATTGGCATGGTCTCCATCTCTCTCTGTCTAGATTAGTGGTTACCATGGTGTTTTTGTTTATCCTGTTTCCATGGTATCTGTGGTGGTGCCCAACCAAATCTATCATTTTCTATGCCGTGGGATTTGCTTGGTGGATAACTAAATGTCATTTTCTTTCATATAGCTTGTGGATTAGTGAATGAATACTCTCAATTAGTGCTTAGTAGCTTGGACTGTGATTTTGGATATATATGATCACTAGACTGAATGTCACTAATTTGTTGGCTTAACAATTGTTGTCCTCACTGATTTGCTGCCATTGCTTTTATTGATTAATTTTGACTTTGCTGCTGCTATATATTGGTGCTGCTCCACTCCTCACCTCCCTtatactacttctactactattCATACTACTCTCTTCTCTCTTCCCTActtctacttctactactactactatcctTCTCTCttctattactactactactactactatcctACTACTACTGCCCTACTtctactactctcctctcctctcctactactctatcttctactacttctactactactctcctctcctctcctactactcctactcctactctgttggtatttgttaacccAAACAGATAATTCTGCAACTGTACGGATACTGTTGTAGCTTCCACCCGGAGTATTCCTAGGTATCAATTTTCACGGGGAATGAGAAGTGTACTAGAAAGGATCAAGGTTGTCCAAGATAAAAGCGTTTTTGTGGGTAGAGAGGGGTTTCCTAAGGTTTGTCTAAGATAAACTAGGTAACCAAGGTTCAGGCTTACTAAACTCTCTTACTTCAGAGCAAAAGTACCTTTCCGATCCAAGAAAAGACTGGGAAGAGGTGATTGGGGTCAGGCTGCCAAAAATCTCTACAGAAACACCAATCCGATCATTGTGGATTACAAAGGCCTAGTCAGAGCTATCAcctctagggctaccacaactattccATGGGATTGGGCACAAACTCAGAtaaacactagcctagacaccacatctatgctaatgattactactctagtctaGATCTTAAGACTAGAGCACTCGGTCGAGCGGAGATCCCGTAAGCAAAGTAAAGTAAGCAATGAACTTGATCAAATAGAAATTTTAGAATTACCAAAAGTTAAACCTAGAGGCTACTCAAGATGAGTCGACTCCATAGAAGTACAAAGTTGAAGAGGATCCGACAGACCCGGCTCCTCCTTGGATCTTTCCTcacctctctccctattttctattACAACTAGGTGTGAAGCACCTAGAGGGAAACTACCACTAAAAGTATGAAGAGTGAAGCTTAAGTGAGAGGTGTGTGCTAGAGAGGTGGCTCTCCCCTCCTATTTATACTAGTTGTAGGTTGGTGTGGAGGACTATTCTTGGAAGACCCGCATGCAACCACCATGGATAGGCCACCAGAGAGTGCCACATGGCATCTGGAGGCGAGAGGCATGAAGGAGGGGTCTACCGCTCCCTGATGGAGCTTGCATGCAACTGCCTTTCGCATGGTGGTTCCTTGTTGGGCTTAGGCTGTGTCCATGTGGGTTTGGCACCTAGATGTGATAGGTGGGTGGCCTTCTCCTTTATTCTTTGTGCTAATATGCTTTTACGCTTTATCTAAATGCGCACTTTGATTATTTTTCCATGTTTTCTAGATATATCCTCATGCAATTGaacaatcaccaaaactcatgaaatttattagttatAGACCCTAatactaagtttggtgtttatatGGGAGGATTTTATGCGGGAATTGGTGATTATTTTTAGGCGTTAAGGACCGTCAACATACTCCTGCTattcctcctcctactactactaccctactactaatactactatgTTTATATATGCTCCTTGTTTTTGTTTGGCaaactctcctctcctctcctttgttttgccaatgttgaaattgtccatctctagaaattgtctagaatatgagctgatgatcatgaacttctgaggaacttggcatcattactagCTGCCCCTACTATCTTTTTCtatatgctcactatttttatatatgctcactatgtTTATGATGccatgatgctccaagttcatgatcaaatgttgacatgtttctaaggcatccactactgctactactcgttttttgatCTATTGTTGTTTTTATCTTCTTACATATCTAAAGTCAACTTTCTTGGTTCTATTAGAACAAAACATGAAATGTTGTGGACAAGAGACAGTGCAACTCGAATCCCTAAGCATGGGCCAATCTTTGAAGAGCTAGAACTAGAGCACATTACTCAAGAGCAGTTCAATGATGAGCTAGACAAGGGTCTAGCAGAGATGCTTACTCAGGATCAGTCCGACgaggaagagggagaagaaagaagagcAAGAGAGGCTACTGGaggtgatgatgaagaagatgatgatgacgaggatgaAGAAGAGGCATATGAAAGTcttgaggatcctttcccacgtgaagttAGACGAAAGGCAACGGAGGAgctggacaaggattttgacccgaacaagGAGATAAGGATAAAGCCTTAGTTTGTAAATTTTTCTAATGCTTTGATCGTGTTACAATTAATAACACTTTGACCTCTTATATATATAGGCCCCTCCTAAAACTCCAAAAAGACAATGTCAACGTCTGCGACATGTCACCGGACAAGACAAAGTAGAGGGAGGGAGATCAGAGGCAACATCCATAGAGTTGGATATTGCCGCCTCTGCTCTACAGCCCTAAgacatggccatgaacttgggtACCAAGCCGAAGAGGAAATGGGGGACAGAAAAAATAaccaatatccagataaggcatgctatgtgatcatagaggtcaggccagcaggggagatccgtCAGCCAAAGCATCTCAGAGGATGATTCCATAATGCAATTGGGTCCCTAGTAAGAGATCAGTTGAACCCAACTATCATCAGCTAGAAAAAAGTACCAGAGGAGATAAGATAGATCTATGGGAGAAGTTCTTGATCGTCAATTTTTGGTTTTCGGAGGGAAGCCATCAACTAGTAAAAATGTCAAGCTCTGAAGATAATGGGAGAGTTATTCCGACATTGGAAGTTGGACCTCAACTTgaactatatccaaaaggggttaactcacTTCAACGAGTTTGGCCACATAACTTCTAGTCAATGGGCGGACcttgtggctcagaagacttcaccggaagCATTGGCCCCTAGTGCCCATAACACTGAGTTGGCGAAgaagaacaaacaccaccattatCTAGGTCCTGGTGGCTACTATGggaaggaagagcagtttagaaagatggaGGAAGAGGCCGCCACATCTGGGTCATTCTCCTTGAGTgggttgaaggtacgctcaaggaactagatCCTTGGGAGGAGTACTAGTATAGAAGCATCTAGTGGGCTTAAGTTTAATAACCTAGAGACGGAACAGGCAGTATCAAAGATACTGAAATatgttgaagacaaggagaagggctcattcaagccttccagagagaggcatgagctttgccttgccttgggaaacctcgagcacacaggccgcaccagggggctagggaaaagaatGACTTAGAAGCATGGATTCAAAAAGGACcaacacatgtacaagaaacatggcagagaccgagaggctaatcttgagctcaccatgaaggctctagttgcgaaggcactgGAGTATCAAGGACTATCTTTGGAGCCAAGGACAGTAATGGTGCCCCCaagagaactagcattagttggtagccctccggatgttcctagcagccaaggttccactacagccacaaccgcCGTCGAtcacatatgggaaccaactagttgcacttTGGTGGTTCTCATCAGtaggcagaacactatgatggaggtggcatagggtgtggcacatcctcctggcaGCTTGCATCATAATAATAGGATTCcgctggactacactagggtcgaggtgcattcTGTGAAGCTCGAGTTCATGCAATGGAAGATGGACCCAACTCCCAAGGGACTGACACTACTTGGAGAAGTAatgaaccagttcatcctctagcacaaacagGACATTGTATTAATAGCTTCTTCACCACCTGTTCAACGTTTGGAGGGACTTTGAGGAGGAGGAGTTACTTTCACCGTCTTGTGACCACCACttgcctgagatgccacattcttccctgcctcctagcaaGCACATacatgagatgccacaacctatGCCATagtcttccccgcctcctagcgagcatgtgcctaagATGTCATAGCCTTCTCTACCTCATAAGGAGCAAGAGCCTCATAGCGAGCACATGCCTTTAGAAGAAGTTC belongs to Miscanthus floridulus cultivar M001 chromosome 4, ASM1932011v1, whole genome shotgun sequence and includes:
- the LOC136548451 gene encoding uncharacterized protein, whose amino-acid sequence is MLWTRDSATRIPKHGPIFEELELEHITQEQFNDELDKGLAEMLTQDQSDEEEGEERRAREATGGDDEEDDDDEDEEEAYESLEDPFPREVRRKATEELDKDFDPNKEIRIKP